In Methanocella paludicola SANAE, the sequence TACATGGTAGGCTTCAGCTCCGTGGGGCCCGATGTCGACGTCGTCGTCATGATGGACGGCGACAACACGTACGACGCGTACGAGATACCCATGCTCATCGACCCCATCGTGAACGGCCCCACGGACGTGTGCCTGGGCAACCGGTTCGCCCGGATGGAGCCGGGCGCCATGAACGCCCGCAACCGCTTCGGCAACCGGATGATCACCGGGGTCATCAACGGCCTTTATGGCCTAAAGCTGAAGGACTCCCAGACCGGGTTCCGGGCTCTACGGAAGAGCGCGCTCGACACCCTGGACCTGGACGAGGACGGCATGCCCTTCGCCAGCGAGATGATCATCGACGCCCGCAAGAAGTCCATGCGCATCGCTGAGGTGCCCATATCGTACCGCCAGCGCATCGGCGAGGCGAAGCTCAAGGCCTACAAGGACGGCTCGCTCATTTTAAGCCTCATCATCCGCATGGTGAGGGACTATAACCCGTTCGCCATTTTTCTCACCATCGGCTCGCTATTCATACTCGGGTCCCTGCTGTCGGGCGGCTACGTCGTATACGAGTGGCTCATGAACGGGGTCATTACCCACCTCGCGCTCACGATCCTGTCCGCCATGCTGTTCATGGGCGGCATCCAGGTGATATCCTTCGGGCTGCTGGCAGACATCATAACCAGCGCGCTTCGTGCGGCGAAGCGCTAGATACGCATGAAGATCGCTTTTGTCTCCGACGTGATCTATCCCTATATCAAGGGCGGTGCCGAGAAGCGCTTTTACGAGTTCGCCCTCCGCCTCTCGAAGGCGCATGAGGTGCACATCTACGGCATTAAATGGTGGGACGGCCCCCCGGTGCTCGTCAAGGACGGCATCACATACCACGGGGTCTGCAGGCCCAGGACGCTTTACTCTGCAGAGGGCCGCCGTTCCATCGTGGAGGCGCTGGCGTTCGGGCTGGCCCTCATGTGGCCCCTCCTGAAAGAAAAATTCGACATCATCGACTGCAACCAGCACCCCTACTTCTCCATCTTTACCTGTAAGCTGGCCACAATGCTCAGGGGAGGCAGATTTTACGTCACCTGGCACGAGGCCTGGGGCGACTACTGGTACGAGTACATGGGCTGGATCGGGTTTTTCGGGAAGCTCATCGAGAAGGTCACGGCGCGGCTTGCGGGGCGCATCATCGCCGTCTCCGAAGGCACGGCCGCAGGCTTAGAGCGCCTGGGCGTTAAAAAGGAGCGCATCATCATCCTGCCTAACGGCATTTCCACCGCCGCCATCGGGGGCGCCCCTACGGGAGGCGAGGGGGCCGACGTCATGTTCGCGGGGAGGCTCATCCGGGACAAGCACGTGGACGTCCTGCTCAGGGCGTGTGCCGAAGCGTCCCGAAAAATGCCGCTAAGCGTGCTCATCATCGGCGACGGGCCGGAGAAGGGGTCGCTGGAGGCGCTGGCGGCCGGGCTGCCGCTGAAAGTGAAGTTCGCGGGCGCAGTGGACGAAATGGCCCTGTACTCTTCCCTCAAGTCGTCCCGCGTGTTCGTCCTCCCCTCCACCCGGGAGGGGTTCAGCATCACCACGCTGGAGGCGCTGGCCTGCGGCGTGCCCGTAATAACCGTATCCGGCGAAAAAAACTCTGCCAGGGAGCTCGTCGTGGACGGCGTTACCGGGCGAGTGGTGGGCCTGGGGGAAAAGGAGCTGAGCGATGCAGTCCTTGACGTCCTCGGGGACGAGGCCCGGCGAAAGCGGATGGCCGCCGAGTGCGCCCCTGCAGCTCGCAAATACGACTGGGACGGGCTTAGCGAGCTGCTGCTCGAGTGCTACGCAAAACAGACAAATTAATATACTTCTTTTTGGAATTGTAGTTGCCAGAGGTGCCCAGTTGATCAGCGTCATCGTCCCCGCCTACAACGAGGAAAAGCGCATAGAGCAGACCCTCCGGGACTATAGCGAGGGCCTGAAGGCCTCGGGCAGGGACTTCGAGCTGCTCATCGTCTGCGACGGGAACGACCGGACCGCAGAGCTGGCGAAGCCCTACGGGAAGGTGCTCGAGTTCGGCCACCGCCTGGGAAAGGGCGGCGGCGTGCTGGAGGGCTTCAAGGCCGCCCGCGGCGAGGTCGTGGGCTTCACCGACGCCGATAACTCGCTCAAGGTCGACCAGTTCTTGCGCCTGCTTGATGAAATGGACCGCACCGGCGC encodes:
- a CDS encoding glycosyltransferase; the encoded protein is MGYGSSSSTGAITSLLSLEKPEMRDKPLKVAVIIPTMNEPAISKVVDDARQALRHFDTEVIVVDKSLDDTPRKAKKAGAIVVTQKESGYGNAYMVGFSSVGPDVDVVVMMDGDNTYDAYEIPMLIDPIVNGPTDVCLGNRFARMEPGAMNARNRFGNRMITGVINGLYGLKLKDSQTGFRALRKSALDTLDLDEDGMPFASEMIIDARKKSMRIAEVPISYRQRIGEAKLKAYKDGSLILSLIIRMVRDYNPFAIFLTIGSLFILGSLLSGGYVVYEWLMNGVITHLALTILSAMLFMGGIQVISFGLLADIITSALRAAKR
- a CDS encoding glycosyltransferase family 4 protein, with translation MKIAFVSDVIYPYIKGGAEKRFYEFALRLSKAHEVHIYGIKWWDGPPVLVKDGITYHGVCRPRTLYSAEGRRSIVEALAFGLALMWPLLKEKFDIIDCNQHPYFSIFTCKLATMLRGGRFYVTWHEAWGDYWYEYMGWIGFFGKLIEKVTARLAGRIIAVSEGTAAGLERLGVKKERIIILPNGISTAAIGGAPTGGEGADVMFAGRLIRDKHVDVLLRACAEASRKMPLSVLIIGDGPEKGSLEALAAGLPLKVKFAGAVDEMALYSSLKSSRVFVLPSTREGFSITTLEALACGVPVITVSGEKNSARELVVDGVTGRVVGLGEKELSDAVLDVLGDEARRKRMAAECAPAARKYDWDGLSELLLECYAKQTN